One Stratiformator vulcanicus genomic window, ATGAAAACGCTCGCGCCGATCGAGTGTCGATCGTTTGCTTGTGGGTCGAAGAGTCTTGGGGTCGGCACTGGCGAAAACGCCTCTCGCGATCGGCCCGAACAAACCGGAACTCCAACCAAAAACGGCAGAGTTGAAAAGTCGAGCCGCAATACAACCGCTACAACCGGACTAGGTGGAATCACAGGGGGACGAAGGCGCGAAATCAAGCGTTGGGACTTCGGACACCGTTTGCATCGGACGAAAACAGAGACAGACATGGCCCACATTTTCAGACGGGCCCTCTCGGGTGTTCCTGGTCGAACCAAGAACACAAGTTCCGGGAGTTCCTCACGGCCGTTTCGTTCCCGCGAAAAATTCGAGGAGTACACGGAGAGATGAAGTACCTGACCCTGACTGCTGCGATCGCGCTGTGTTGTGCCGGATTTGGCACAGCTGACGCCGGTTTGCTCGACATGTTCAGCAAAGACAAAGGCTGCGGCTACGACTGTGCCCCGGCTTGCGAACCGACTTGCTGTGCTCCCGTTGAGCCGACCTGCTGTGCTCCTTGTGAGCCGACCTGCTGCGCTCCCTGTGAGCCGACCTGCTGCGCTCCCGTCGAATGCTGCCCCACCGAATGTGGTGGATGCAGCCTGAAGAAGAAGTTCAGCCTTCCGAACCCTTTCAAGGGTCTTGGCGGAATCTTCAAGAAGAACAAGGGCTGCGGCTGCGACTGTGCGCCTGCTTGTGAGCCGAGCTGCTGTGCTCCTGTTTGTGAGCCTAGCTGCTGTGCTCCTGCTTGCGAGCCGACCTGCTGCGCTCCTTGTGAGCCGACCTGCTGTGCTCCTTGTGAGCCGACTTGCTGCGCTCCGGCTGAGCCGACCTGCTGTGCTCCTTGTGAGCCGACCTGCTGTGCTCCCTGTGAGCCGACCTGCTGTGCTCCGGCTGAGCCGGAATGCTGTGCTCCTTCGGCTTGCCACTGAGCCTGCATAGGTCACTGACTGCTGATTGCGTCACGTGATCGGCCAACTAACTCTTGGCCCTTCGCGAACGAAACCCGTCGGTTCGACCGACACCCGTGGGGCCGTGCCCGGGAAGGTCCCCCTCCCTTCCCGGGCCGGCGCTCCCGGACCGATGCCCGCTCAACGGCGTGTCACGGTCGGCCACGACGCTACGACGAACTGATCACTTCCCAACGACGCCGGAACCGCAATGGCCCGGCGTCTTTCTTTTTGCGCTCGTCGATGATCGATAGCGGCAATGGCCTTGCTTGGCGAAGTCGGAAGCGACTCGCGGCCGGACGATCAGACGCGCGTGACTTTCGACGCGAATGCGTCCATGATGGCCCTCGGGGCGATTGATCATTTCAAAGTGAGTCCATTGACTGGACGCCATGATAGCTCGACCGGCCGCGATGACCTTGCCGGCTGCTCTCGTGACGGAGTGACTTGATGAGTGAGACAGGCAGCGCGCTACGGCGGTTGCATCAGATTTTGACAGCAATGCACCGCATTCGGAGCGAGATCGATCGCGGCCCGAGACTCGTTCGCGTTAAGAAAAAGCTGGCGACGGAGAAAGCGGCTCAGATCGATGAACTCAAGGGCAAACTGACCGACGCTCGCAAGTTTGCCGATCAGAAACAGTTGCAGCTTCGATCGAACGAGGACAAGATTCTCGCGCTGAAAGGGAAGCTGAACGAGGCTTCGAGCAATCGCGAGTTTGACGCGGTCAAGTCGCAGATGGAGGCCGACCAAATGGCCAACAGCGTCCTCGAAGACGAGATACTTGAAACTCTCGAGCGGGTTGACCTGCTGGGAGAAAGCATCAGCCGCGTCGAGGGCGAGAAGCAAGAGGCGGAAGAAGAGGTCAAGAAATTTGAAGCGGAAGTGAAGGCGAAGCAGGGGGACCTGGAGAGCGAGCTGGCCCAATTAGCGCTTGAATTGACCGAGGCGGAGAAAATCATTCCGGACAAGCTGCGCGTCGACTACCGTCGCTTGATCGAGACGCACGGAGCGACGTCGCTGGCACCGGTCGAAAACAAAGCCTGCACCACCTGTTCCACGATGGTTTCGCCGCAAATCGCGATAGATCTCAACGTCGGGAAATTTGTGTTCTGCCGCTCCTGCGGGCGATTGCTTTACAATCCAGAAAGTTGACGTTGTCTGGCGGCGGGCACGATCCGCTTATGTCAGCGAGTGGGACGACAGGCCCTCTCGCCATTTGGGTTTGCGGAGGCATTTCGACTCTGCGTTCCCGTCAAACGTGCCGTTCAAATTGGAATGCTTGCAGTTTCCGTCGCCGCGTTGCACCGCCGGGGGACCTGCCTCAGAATAGTCCGAACTCCATTCCGGTCCGCAGGGATGTACGACTGATGACGCAGCAATTGGCGCCCCCCGCCGGAGCCCCGATCTATTCCGGGGTGGAAATCGAAAAGCTCCGCACCGCGTGCCAGTTCAATGCCGAACTGCTCGATCATCTCCGCGGGTACGTGCTGCCAGGGATTTCGACCGAAGAACTCGACGAGATCGCCTACGACTACACCGTCGACCATGGTCACAAGCCGGCCTGTCTGGGATATCAGGGATACCCGAAGACGATCTGCACCAGCATCAATGACGTCGTTTGCCACGGGATTCCGAACGAGCAAGACGTTCTCAAAGATGGTGACATCGTCAACATCGACGCCACGACGATTGTCGACGGTTGGTACGGCGACAGCAGCGAGACCTTTCTCGTCGGCGAGTGTGCGAAGTCGTCACACCGTCTCGTGCAGGCGGCGTTTGATGCGATGCATGTCGGCATCAGGGCGGCGCGACCGTACGGGACGATCTTCGACATCGGTCGCGCGATATACCTGTTCGCGAAATATCGCGGCTACAGCGTCGTTCGTGAGTACCAAGGCCACGGCCTTGGGACCGAATTCCATCAGGAACCGGGAATCCCGCATTATCCGCATCCGTCCGGAGCCAAAGAAATCCTGCGACCCGGCATGGTCTTCACCATCGAGCCGATGCTCAATCAAGGCCGGTGGGAGACTCGCAAATCGGGCAATCACGAATGGTGCATCCGGACGACCGATCGCAAACTCTCGGCCCAGTTTGAGCACACCGTGGTCATCACCGAAGAAGGGGCCGAAATCCTGACGCAGTCTCCCTTTGGTCCGAAACCGGGATATCGGTTTTGAATGAGCTGTCGGCTCTTAGCTATCAGCTCTCGGCATCTGGCGAAGAGTAAATTGACATGAGGCAGTTGATCGACCTTCGCGTGGCCCCTGCGTGCGTGCGATTTTTCAATCTGAACACCATCCTCTTTTTGCTGACGGCTGAGAGCTAAAGACGATGTTCCTCGACATTCACTCCCACATGCTGCCCGGTGTCGACGACGGCTGTGTCAATCTGTCTGAGTCGATCAGGTGTGTTCGGACATTGATGGACCACGGGTTCGGCGGGACGGTCTGCACGTCTCACATGTGCGTGGCCGAACTTCCCACGATCACACCATCGTTCGTGCATGAGCAGGCCACGTTGTTGCGGCAGGCGCTGCGGCGGGAGGGCCTCGACTATCAAATTTTCACCGGCGGTGAGGTCCGTCTGCAGCCGTTGACGGTCAGTTGGTTTCAGCAGCACGGCGTGCCGTCATTGGGAGATGGCCGCTGCGTACTCGTCGATACGTGGTCGCACTGGGAAGACTATTGCGATGAAGCGATCGACTATTTGGAAGACAATGGCTACCAACCGATCCTGGCCCACCCTGAGCGCATGCCGATCGATGAAGCCGAATGGCATCGGTTGATCGACGATCTGAGCGAGCGTGGCGTTTGGCTGCAGGGGAACCTGAAACCGATCGGCGGCCGAGATATGCCGGGACTGCAGGAGCGGGCCCTCAGATTGCTCGACGAGGGACGCTATAAGGTCATCGCGCTCGACATGCACCGGCCCAAAGGGCTGGCGGAACGACTGGTCGGACTTGATGTGATCCGCGATCGCTTCGGCGAAGATCTCTTAAGCAAGCTACTTGCCGATGCCCCCGCTGAGATCATCGCACCGGCGGCAGAAAGTCATCGCTGAACGACGTCCGCGGGCGTTCTGAAGCCGGTCGCCAGTTCTCGTCATCAATCTCCACATGTGGCGTCGATTGCACGTTATTAGGAGCGGAGCGCAGCGATTGCGATGAGTTGACGAGCGGTTTGTCGTCGAGCGCCGCGAATGGATTGACATCGCCTTCGGTCGCGGACGCGAGGGTGTTCGATGTTTCGGTCGGGCAGGCGGTGCCGCAACTCCCAGTGCCGCTTCCGCAACTCCCGCTTCCGCAACTGCTCGCCGGTCCGCACTGGCAATTGGGACCGCATTTGCAGACTGGCGTGCATTGGCAACCCGCGGCGCGACCGGCGGCCGGGGTGCAACTGTTGGAAGGCCAGACAGTCGAAGCGCCCTTGCCGAATGCCGTGCGATCGACCGGGTGGGGCGATCTCGGCTGAATCGACGCCGTGGTGTTTCGGTTCTCTGTCCGGAACATTCCGGCCGATTGAACCACCGGCATTGTCTGACCGGGCTGATATTGGCTGGTCTGCATACGCTCGGCCTGATGACCGGTTTGTTGAATCCCGCTCGACCGCGGCTGCACTTCGGCAACGCGTTCGAAAGTGGCATCGAAATCGGCGAACGGGTTCGATTCGGTCGCCGCGGGCGGGCGCTGGGTGCTGCCAGCCGCAGCGACAGCCGGCGGAGCCGGACGCATGGCCGTTTGACGCGGTGGTGCGGCGGGCATATCTCCCCACGTTTTGACTGCGACATGACGAGACGCGGTTGTCGGATACGCTGATGACGGGGTCACGGACGACGGAATCTGTTCGGCGGCTCGTTCATTCTCACGAGCGAAAGCCGCGGCCATCGACGCGTTCGATCGAGTGGCTTGGAACTCTGCGGTCTGCGGCGTGGGAGTGTCGTCCAAAGCCACACGCGCGGCAGCCCCCGAACTGCCTCCGTTCATCATTCCCGGATCGCGAAACGGATCGCCGAGCGCTTCGCGTTTTTGCGCAAAGCCGTATGGCAGTCGACCGGCAGAAAACGGCATTGGTGTCGTGCATCCGACGCCGGCGATCGTTCCGACCGCGAGCACCGAAAGGATCGCGAAGCGACGGGTCAATTGGTTCGGCATGTTATGGCGAACGTTCATGCACTCTCTCCCGAGCCGATTGTCGGCTTGTTGGTTTCACGCGGCTGCTCGATTGGCAGAAGATGCCGCAGTGGTTTCGTTCTTTGTTTTTGTTGTCTGTCGAAGATTCGTCGTGGGCTCATTCGCCCGGACCGTGTCGCTGGTTGAAAACGGCCGGGTCAAACGGATCGACGGCCGAGTCTGTTTGAAACGAACGTTGCAAAGCGGAATCGGGCGCAGCGGAATTCGATCCCGTTGGGTTCGATTCCAATGACGCGGCGGTCAGCCCGGATCGGCTTACCTGATCGTCAGGTTTGGAATAGCTGGCAGAGATGACGCCACTTGCCTGAACCGTCTCCGTCGTTTCCGTCGGCGGGTCGGGCAATTCTTTTGCGGCAGCGATCGCCCATTTCGTCAGTGTTTTCCGAATCGATTGGCTGTGGGCCCCGCTAATCGGTGTCGACCGGCTTCCGCCGTGCGCATTGAACGCGCCGGTCAGCAGCGGACTCTGTTTCGGATCGGTCTTGTTCAGTTGGCTCAGCACGGCCGCAAGGTTCGACTCGGTCGACGATCCGCGTCGACGTTCACGAAGGGTCGTGCGGTCGAGATAGAATTCGCTGTGGTTCGGTCGGCCGTGGCACGACGCGTTAGCGCAACTGTTGAGCAAAATCGGCTGAATCGTTCGCGTGTATTCTTCCGCCAATTCAGTCGGTAATCCGCCTGCCGAAACGGTCCGCGTTATGAAGGGGTCGAAGGCGGTGCGAAGCGGCTCACGATATCGCTGCCCGATTTGATCGTCGTCCGCGAGGATCGTATCGAGCCTTTCAAGCATTCGCTTAATGTCTTCGCGATGCGGTTCGAGCTCCAAAGCCCGCCGCAGTTCGATCACGGCCTCGCCGTAGAGTTCCGCTTTGACGCACCACCGGGCGAGGGCCGCCCGCCGACTCGCGGTCTCCGGCTGAACTTCACGCGACAGCCGTTGGTAGACGGCATGTTTCGTCGCCGCCGCGAAGTAGACGTTGACCCGCGGCACCGTCATCGTGCCGTTGGGGCGGATGACTTCGTAGCTGTCGTGGCCGGCGATCAGGCGTCCTTCGATCAGACGCTCCGACTTCAGCAGCAGCACGCCGTCAACCGTCACGCCCAATGGCGCGAAGTCGTCAGGTGTCGATTCGTCGGCCGCGGCCATGTTGGCGACGATCATGCAAAGCATGAACGACACCGCATGAGCGGTGAGCGATGGATGAAAGCGCATGGCGATATCGGTCTGGAGACCGTTCGAAAGCGCGGCGAATTGGAAAGGGGAAATCAGTCAGAGAGAGGAGCCGGAAGCTAGTTCGATCGGCCGCTACGCGTCAAGATGGAATCGCATGTCGTTACTTCCGCGGCGAAAATCGTGCGTTTGATTGACGAGCGATCTCTTCGAAGTCGGTGGCTTAATCGGCTCAAGGCTATAGGAGTGTGATGGACCTCACGTCGACTACGATCGAGATTAACGTGAAGGCCGCGAAGAGACGGCGCAGTATTAGTTGAAGCTTTGTTGAGCGGAATCCCTTGCTTGCG contains:
- a CDS encoding zinc ribbon domain-containing protein — its product is MSETGSALRRLHQILTAMHRIRSEIDRGPRLVRVKKKLATEKAAQIDELKGKLTDARKFADQKQLQLRSNEDKILALKGKLNEASSNREFDAVKSQMEADQMANSVLEDEILETLERVDLLGESISRVEGEKQEAEEEVKKFEAEVKAKQGDLESELAQLALELTEAEKIIPDKLRVDYRRLIETHGATSLAPVENKACTTCSTMVSPQIAIDLNVGKFVFCRSCGRLLYNPES
- the map gene encoding type I methionyl aminopeptidase; translated protein: MTQQLAPPAGAPIYSGVEIEKLRTACQFNAELLDHLRGYVLPGISTEELDEIAYDYTVDHGHKPACLGYQGYPKTICTSINDVVCHGIPNEQDVLKDGDIVNIDATTIVDGWYGDSSETFLVGECAKSSHRLVQAAFDAMHVGIRAARPYGTIFDIGRAIYLFAKYRGYSVVREYQGHGLGTEFHQEPGIPHYPHPSGAKEILRPGMVFTIEPMLNQGRWETRKSGNHEWCIRTTDRKLSAQFEHTVVITEEGAEILTQSPFGPKPGYRF
- a CDS encoding CpsB/CapC family capsule biosynthesis tyrosine phosphatase; its protein translation is MFLDIHSHMLPGVDDGCVNLSESIRCVRTLMDHGFGGTVCTSHMCVAELPTITPSFVHEQATLLRQALRREGLDYQIFTGGEVRLQPLTVSWFQQHGVPSLGDGRCVLVDTWSHWEDYCDEAIDYLEDNGYQPILAHPERMPIDEAEWHRLIDDLSERGVWLQGNLKPIGGRDMPGLQERALRLLDEGRYKVIALDMHRPKGLAERLVGLDVIRDRFGEDLLSKLLADAPAEIIAPAAESHR